A single Lolium perenne isolate Kyuss_39 chromosome 6, Kyuss_2.0, whole genome shotgun sequence DNA region contains:
- the LOC127307339 gene encoding plant intracellular Ras-group-related LRR protein 2, with translation MDPSPTSHPILAYVLRRLPSIKTAGSPRLSSPRDPEQPPPPSPSPRAPSGPAEFELVERMPGLRHPSVLASMTRAVADITCARDAIRHLDPRPDHELVDAARAFLRSHAQGQGDPVGPGQEEIEEKVAASREVVRLDEEHEAYGALLREAEEKLERVYRMAMHGRDVVEAGGKRGEDEGSGAVDEEVVRVLKEAEEGKVVERVLLADRQLRHLPEHFGRIRGLIVLDVSRNQLQAVPDAIGGLEHLEELRLASNALVALPDSIGLLSNLKILDVSGNKLRTLPDSISKCRSLVELDASYNVLAYLPTGIGHELVNLQKLWVHLNKLRSLPSSICEMRSLRLLDAHFNELHGLPTAFGNLAALESLNLSSNFSDMRDLPASFCDLLGLRELDLSNNQIHELPDCFGRLERLERLCLDQNPLAVPPSEVVAKGVGAVREYMTKRLQDEEERRRNAAVAAESPKASSPIAWLSRSVSSLSTWAKQEKTEEEDKFLEQEL, from the exons atgGATCCGTCCCCGACCTCGCACCCGATCCTCGCCTACGTGCTCAGGCGCCTCCCGTCGATCAAGACGGCGGGGTCCCCGAGGCTGTCCTCCCCGCGCGACCCcgagcagccgccgccgccgtccccgtcCCCGCGCGCCCCGTCGGGCCCCGCCGAGTTCGAGCTCGTGGAGCGCATGCCGGGCCTGCGCCACCCGTCCGTCCTCGCCTCCATGACGCGCGCCGTCGCCGACATCACCTGCGCGCGCGACGCGATCCGCCACCTCGACCCCCGCCCCGACCACGAGCTCGTCGACGCCGCTCGCGCCTTCCTCCGATCGCACGCCCAGGGTCAGGGAGACCCCGTCGGGCCGGGGcaggaggagatcgaggagaaggTGGCGGCGAGCCGGGAGGTGGTGCGGCTGGACGAGGAGCACGAGGCGTACGGGGCCCtgctgcgggaggcggaggagaAGCTGGAGCGGGTGTACCGGATGGCCATGCACGGTAGGGACGTGGTGGAGGCGGGCGGCAAGAGAGGGGAGGACGAGGGGTCTGGCGCCGTCGACGAGGAGGTGGTGCGGGTGCTCAAGGAGGCGGAGGAAGGGAAGGTCGTGGAGCGGGTGCTCCTCGCCGACCGGCAGCTGCGCCACCTTCCCGAGCACTTCGGCCGGATCCGCGGCCTCATCGTGCTCGACGTCTCGCGCAACCAGCTCCAG GCTGTCCCAGATGCCATTGGCGGGCTTGAACACCTGGAAGAACTCCGCCTCGCCTCCAACGCCTTGGTCGCCCTGCCGGACTCCATCGGGCTCCTCTCCAACCTGAAGATCCTCGACGTCTCAGGCAACAAGCTGCGGACTCTGCCGGACAGCATCTCAAAATGCAG GTCACTGGTCGAGCTGGACGCGAGCTACAACGTCCTGGCGTACCTCCCGACGGGCATCGGCCATGAGCTGGTGAACCTGCAGAAGCTGTGGGTGCACCTCAACAAGCTGCGATCCCTGCCGTCCTCCATCTGCGAGATGCGCTCCCTGCGCCTCCTGGACGCGCACTTCAACGAGCTCCACGGCCTGCCCACCGCCTTCGGCAACCTGGCGGCGCTCGAGTCGCTCAACCTCAGCAGCAACTTCAGCGACATGCGCGACCTGCCGGCCTCGTTCTGCGACCTGCTCGGCCTCCGCGAGCTCGACCTCAGCAACAACCAGATACACGAGCTGCCGGACTGCTTCGGCCGCCTGGAGCGGCTCGAGCGCCTCTGCCTGGACCAGAACCCGCTGGCCGTGCCGCCCAGTGAGGTGGTGGCCAAGGGGGTGGGAGCGGTGAGGGAGTACATGACCAAGAGGCTGCAGGACGAGGAGGAGCGGCGGAGGAACGCCGCCGTGGCGGCCGAGAGCCCCAAGGCGTCGTCTCCGATCGCGTGGCTGTCCCGCAGCGTGTCGTCGCTGAGCACCTGGGCGAAGCAGGAGAAGACCGAGGAGGAGGACAAGTTCCTCGAGCAGGAGCTGTGA